One Acidimicrobiia bacterium genomic window, CCCGGGCGTTGATACCCAGGCCGGTGGTGGCGTTCCCCTGCGGGTCGAGGTCCACCACGAGCACCCGGTAGCCCAGTTCGGCCAGGGCCGCGCCCAGGTTGACGGTGGTGGTGGTCTTGCCGACGCCGCCCTTCTGGTTGGCGATGGCCACGACCCGGGGGAGCTCCATCGGACCGAGGTCTCCGGCGACGCCGGCCTCCCCCAGGCCTTCGGATCCGGGGAAAGCCGCCTCCGCGCCGCTGTCGGGCCGCCCGGCGTCGGCACCCGTCGTGGCGGTCTGTCCCGGTGGTGGCGTCTCGGCTCCGGGCTCGCTCACGGGCGCGTCGTCGCTGACTGCGGGATCACGGTCCGCTCCGTCGGCCCCGGTGCCGTCCTCGGTGGCCGAGGCGGTGGGCTCGAACTCATCGGCCGGGCCGCCCTCCGTGGCCTGGTCGTCGCCGTCGTCGACGGGTGGGGCATCGACGCTGTGCCGGCGCAGCGACGCGAAGATCTTGCGCCCGCGCTTCTTGACCTCCTGGCCATCCTTTGCCATTCGCTCTCCCTCGCTGGCCCCCGCCGAGGCCTCGGCGGATGTTCCACGTGGAACCTGAAGTCCGGGTCGACACTCAGACGTTCCACGTGGAACGTCCGGTCGACGCATGCTAACCCCAGAGGGGTCGTCGCGCGGGGATGCCCCGGGCACGGGGAACCTCGTCGGGCAGCACCCCCACTCGGCCCAGGACTCGGAGGTGGGCGTCCCTCTGGTCGAGGGTCCCGAGATCCCTGAGACCCACTCGCTCGAGACCGGCCACCGGCCACCGGGCGGGATCAGGATCGGGTGGCTCACTCACCACGAGGAGGCCCTCGGCTCCCAGGAACGGCGAGCCGCACTCCGCGGTGACAGAGGGCGGGCCGAACGACCGGGCGGTCACCATCGCGAAGCGCTCCCGGAACTCGGGCCGGTGGGCGAGTTCCTCGGCCCTGCCCTCGGCCACGGTCACCCGCCCCGAGATACCGAGGCGGCTCACGGCGAGGCGCAGCCCTGCGCAGCGACGGGAGGAGGCCTCGAGCAGAACGGTCGAGGTGTCGGCCCACAGCGTCGCCAGGACGACCCCGGGGGGCCCACCGCCGCTGCCCAGATCCAGGAGTGACGGGGGCGGGCGCTCGACGCTTCGGGCGAAGGCGAGCGCATGATCGATGTGCCCCTCGGCGGGCCCGGGGCCGAGCGCACCTCGCGAACGGGCCGCGTCGAGCTCGGCGACGAGGAGGCGGCGGGCCGCCTCGTCGAGCGTCACGTCAGGCGGGGTGGATGACCACCCGGCGGCGCGGCTCCTCGCCCTCCGAGGAGGTGGTCACGCTGTCGTCGCCGGCCGCCACCCCATGGACGGTCTTACGGTCGGCGGCGTTCATGGGCTCCAACTCGTGGGACCGACCCGACTCCTTGACCGTGTCGATGAGCTCGTGGGTGAACTTCTCGAGGGCCTCACGGCGACGGGCCTTGTAGCCGCCCACGTCCACGCGCACGCGTGCGGCATGGCCACCCGTGCGGCGCTGGAGCACCGTGCGGGTCAGCTCCTCGATCGCCGAGATCGTGGCCCCGCCGGGCCCGACCAGCAGGCCAAGCTCCCCTCCCTCGACGCTGACGTAGACGACCCGGTCATCGTCGTCGGTGTCGACGTCGATGTCGGCATCCACCTCGAAGGCGTCGACCAGCCCCTCGACGAAGTCCTCGGCGATCTCCGCCTGCTCGTCGATCGGAACCGTCTCCTCGTCGCGCTCGTCGCCGTCGCTCACCGCTTCTCCTCCTCGTCGACCCCGACCGGCCTTCCCGTCGGGGTTGTTGCCGCCTCGACCCTTCCCGGTGCGGGCGTCGTCCTTGCGGGAGCCGCCCGTGGCCGGGCTGTCCGCACGGGCCCCCCGACCGCCGCCACCGGAGCGGCCGCGTCGCCGCCTGCCGGCACCGGTCGGGGCCCCGTCGCCCGGAGACTCCGCTCCGGCGTCGGGGCCGCGCGTGCGGCCCTGGCCGCTGCCGCGCTCGGCTTTCGGGCGGCTGGTCCCGCCGTTTCCTCCGCCACCCCGGCGCCCGCCCTTCGCGGCGTCGCCCTGTTTCGAGGAACGGTTCTCGCCGCCACGCCGGCCGCGGCCGCCCGAGCGGCCGCCCCGGTCGCGCCGGGTCTGGGGCTTGTCCCGCGACACCGGTTTGACCCGGGCACGCACGCGTGCCTCGTTGCGACCCAGGAGGCCTCCCAGGCGCGCCTTTTGCACCTCGACGACCTCCCACTCGGCCTCGTCGCGATGCACACCCAACTCGTCGAGCGCCCGGTCGAGCGCCTCGTGCTCGGTCGACGCCGTGATCTCGATCCATTCCATCGGTCTACGTCCGTTTCTTCCTGGGGGGCCGGGAGTCCGGTGAGCCGTCGGAGGGGGCCTGCTTGCCGGTGACCGGCCCGCGTCGCTTCCCGTCGCCCCCGGTGGTCGAACGTGACGACCCCGATCCCGACCTCTTCGTCGATCCCGACCGCTTCTTCGATCCTGTCCTGTTCGATCCGGCCCTCTTCGTTCCCGTGCCCGCCGCTGCCGCCGAGGCGCCGGATCCCTTCGACCCGCCGGCGTCGGAGGCCGACAGGGCCGGGGCCGGCTTCTTCGAGGGGGTGGTGCGGCCCGAGTCCTTGCGCTCCCGTGCAGACGGGACGAGGGGCGCCTGGCCCTCACGGCGGAAGATGATCTCCTGCTGGCCGATCTGCCAGACGTTGCTCACGAAGAAGTAGAGGACAACACCCGCAGGCATCGACAGGGAGATGAACATGAAGATGATCGGCATGAGCTTGCCGATCATCTGGGTCTGGGGGTTCGCCTGCGCCTGGTAGCGCATCGACTGCTTCGACTGGAGGTACCCGCTCAGGCCGACGAGCGCCACGAGGGCCAGGTAGGGGAGCGCCGCCAGGAACGAGCCGTGGGGGTCCTGGGCCGACAGCGACAGGTCGACACCGAGGAAGTCGAGGCCGACGGGGTTGCAGCTGTCGGGCGACACGCCGCCGCAGAACGCCTGGTAGAGCGACGAGCCGGCGGGGATGTACTCGAACGGGTTGCGCAGGATCCGGAACAGGGCGATGAAGATCGGGAGCTGGGCGAGTAGCGGCAGGCACCCGGCCAGCGGGTTGATCTTGTTCTCCTTGTAGAACGCCATCGTCTCTTCGTTGAGACGCTGCCGGTCGTTCTTGTACTTGGCCTGGAGCTTCTTGATCTCGGGCTGGATGCGCTGCATCGCGAGCATCGAGCGGGCCTGCTTGGCCGTGAGCGGGAACAGCACGAGGCGCAACAGGACGGTGAGCCCGATGATCGCCAGGCCGTAGCTCGGGACGATCGCATAGAAGAACGCGAGGATCGCCCCGAGGCCATTGAGGATTCCGTTCCAGATGTCACCGAGGATCATGCGTCAACAGCCTTCGTCGTCAGGGGGGCCGCGCCGGGCCGGCGCCGTCGCGGGCGTCGCCGGGGGTTGCGGGCCTCGTAGTCGGGGTCCGTTCCCGGCACGGGGTCGTAGCCCGTCCCTCCGAGGGGGTGGCAACGCGAGATCCGCTTCGTCGCCATCCATCCGCCCCTGAGGGCGCCGTGGGTCCGGACGGCCTCCTCGGCGTAGGCCGAGCAGGTGGGGAGATACCGGCAGTGGGGCTGTGTACCGGAACTCACCGTCCGGTAGAGCTTGACGAACCGGAGAACGGCGGCGGCGAGCGGCGAGCGGCGGCGGTCGCGATCAGGGTCGCCCGGATCGGGGCACGACACGCCAGGGCCTCGAACGTCGTTCATCGCTTCGACCCCTGTTCGGAGGCGACGCCTCGTAGGATCTCGCTCAGCGAGCGATCGAGCTGGCGGAATGTCAGA contains:
- a CDS encoding RsmG family class I SAM-dependent methyltransferase; translation: MTLDEAARRLLVAELDAARSRGALGPGPAEGHIDHALAFARSVERPPPSLLDLGSGGGPPGVVLATLWADTSTVLLEASSRRCAGLRLAVSRLGISGRVTVAEGRAEELAHRPEFRERFAMVTARSFGPPSVTAECGSPFLGAEGLLVVSEPPDPDPARWPVAGLERVGLRDLGTLDQRDAHLRVLGRVGVLPDEVPRARGIPARRPLWG
- the jag gene encoding RNA-binding cell elongation regulator Jag/EloR, encoding MEWIEITASTEHEALDRALDELGVHRDEAEWEVVEVQKARLGGLLGRNEARVRARVKPVSRDKPQTRRDRGGRSGGRGRRGGENRSSKQGDAAKGGRRGGGGNGGTSRPKAERGSGQGRTRGPDAGAESPGDGAPTGAGRRRRGRSGGGGRGARADSPATGGSRKDDARTGKGRGGNNPDGKAGRGRRGGEAVSDGDERDEETVPIDEQAEIAEDFVEGLVDAFEVDADIDVDTDDDDRVVYVSVEGGELGLLVGPGGATISAIEELTRTVLQRRTGGHAARVRVDVGGYKARRREALEKFTHELIDTVKESGRSHELEPMNAADRKTVHGVAAGDDSVTTSSEGEEPRRRVVIHPA
- a CDS encoding YidC/Oxa1 family membrane protein insertase; this translates as MILGDIWNGILNGLGAILAFFYAIVPSYGLAIIGLTVLLRLVLFPLTAKQARSMLAMQRIQPEIKKLQAKYKNDRQRLNEETMAFYKENKINPLAGCLPLLAQLPIFIALFRILRNPFEYIPAGSSLYQAFCGGVSPDSCNPVGLDFLGVDLSLSAQDPHGSFLAALPYLALVALVGLSGYLQSKQSMRYQAQANPQTQMIGKLMPIIFMFISLSMPAGVVLYFFVSNVWQIGQQEIIFRREGQAPLVPSARERKDSGRTTPSKKPAPALSASDAGGSKGSGASAAAAGTGTKRAGSNRTGSKKRSGSTKRSGSGSSRSTTGGDGKRRGPVTGKQAPSDGSPDSRPPRKKRT
- the yidD gene encoding membrane protein insertion efficiency factor YidD, which encodes MSCPDPGDPDRDRRRSPLAAAVLRFVKLYRTVSSGTQPHCRYLPTCSAYAEEAVRTHGALRGGWMATKRISRCHPLGGTGYDPVPGTDPDYEARNPRRRPRRRRPGAAPLTTKAVDA